In Felis catus isolate Fca126 chromosome A2, F.catus_Fca126_mat1.0, whole genome shotgun sequence, the following proteins share a genomic window:
- the ZNF786 gene encoding zinc finger protein 786 isoform X1, with translation MAEPAPLPLTFEDVAIYFSEQEWQNLDAWQKELYKHVMRTNYEILVSLDDGLPKPELISRIEQGKEFFKNWGESQKSGNIICSSADLHFDPVIEGHRFWRSQQAVNSGEAQCGFQVDLQGQCPSEPSLGGRADASFRPDGRIALVNPHRHVAWAPIPVVSSCREPTRREGIPSPRTLAPPAFQEVPSWEGTQHPSAVSEESFWKKNHLEKHQSHLSDQPCRPWKKFSKQADPQQQRSIPQGRKHFRCHDCGRSFHRKRYLLRHLAAPAGTSPPQGPGCKRCGPCKQSLLGHRLRRRGERPSQCPRCDRNALPKNSLAAPQSQPSRGRLVSRGEGDLALPGKARRASLRSGGKPGPWPGAAETVRHRPAGERPLSCPEGGERFAAGSQLASHKRVHAGERPFRCQECGDSFRPGGSLEVHRRAHGGGRPFSCAKCGKGFAKRCKLTEHVRVHSGERPFGCADCGRSFRQRGQLLRHRRLHTDEKPFQCPECGLSFRLQSMLRAHRLRHGGERPFSCGECGRGFAHRCKLREHLRVHSGERPFRCPECGKSFRLKGILKAHQRTHSKERPFSCGECGKGFTRQSKLAEHFRVHSGERPFRCSSCDRSFRLKGQLLSHQRLHTGERPFQCPECGKSYRVKADMKAHQLLHGGQMPFSCECGKGFAKQSKLIEHVRTHTGEKPFQCPTCDKSFRLKAQLLSHQGLHTGERPFHCPECDKNFREKGHMLRHQRIHRPERPFACGDCGKGFIYKSKLAEHIRVHAKSCSAPSEPDVKKRLSQLFAMIEADWS, from the exons ATGGCCGAGCCGGCTCCG TTACCTCTGACTTTTGAAGATGTTGCCATTTATTTCTCTGAACAAGAATGGCAGAATCTGGACGCATGGCAGAAGGAGCTTTACAAGCATGTAATGAGAACCAATTATGAGATTCTTGTTTCTCTAG ATGATGGACTTCCCAAACCAGAACTAATATCACGGATTGAACAGGGGAAAGAGTTCTTCAAGAACTGGGGAGAATCACAGAAATCAGGAAACATAATTTGCTCTTCAGCTGATCTGCATTTTGATCCAGTTATTGAGGGACATCGGTTTTGGC gaAGTCAACAAGCTGTGAATTCAGGAGAGGCTCAATGCGGGTTCCAAGTAGATCTACAGGGCCAGTGCCCCTCTGAACCCTCACTAGGAGGAAGGGCAGATGCTTCCTTCAGGCCTGACGGGAGGATCGCTCTCgtgaatccacacagacatgtcGCATGGGCTCCAATTCCAGTAGTCTCCAGCTGCAGGGAACCTACccggagagaaggaatcccaagtcCCAGAACTCTGGCTCCCCCTGCCTTTCAGGAGGTCCCCTCCTGGGAGGGCACCCAGCACCCAAGCGCTGTCAGTGAGGAAAGCTTTTGGAAGAAGAATCACTTAGAGAAGCACCAGAGCCACCTGAGTGACCAGCCGTGTAGGCCCTGGAAGAAATTCAGCAAACAAGCCGATCCACAGCAACAGCGCAGCATCCCTCAGGGTCGGAAGCATTTCCGGTGTCACGACTGCGGGCGGAGCTTCCACCGGAAGCGGTATTTGCTCAGGCATCTGGCTGCACCGGCGGGGACGAGCCCTCCGCAGGGCCCTGGATGTAAACGGTGCGGCCCGTGCAAGCAGAGCCTTCTCGGCCACCGCCTCCGGCGCAGGGGGGAGAGGCCTTCCCAGTGCCCCAGGTGCGACCGGAACGCTCTCCCGAAGAACAGCCTGGCGGCTCCCCAGAGCCAGCCCAGCAGGGGGAGGCTGGTCTCCCGTGGCGAAGGCGACCTGGCCCTCCCAGGGAAGGCACGGCGGGCCAGCTTGCGCTCGGGAGGGAAGCCAGGCCCGTGGCCGGGGGCCGCGGAGACTGTCCGGCACCGCCCCGCCGGGGAGCGGCCGTTGTCTTGCCCCGAGGGTGGGGAGCGCTTCGCTGCCGGGTCCCAGCTCGCCAGCCACAAACGGGTGCACGCGGGAGAGCGGCCCTTCCGGTGCCAGGAGTGCGGCGACAGCTTCCGCCCGGGTGGCTCGCTGGAGGTCCACCGGCGCGCGCACGGCGGCGGCAGACCCTTCTCCTGCGCCAAGTGCGGCAAGGGCTTCGCCAAGCGGTGTAAGCTCACGGAGCACGTCCGAGTGCACAGCGGGGAGAGGCCCTTCGGGTGCGCCGACTGCGGCCGGAGCTTCCGCCAGAGGGGACAGCTGCTGCGGCACCGGCGCCTGCACACGGACGAGAAGCCCTTCCAGTGCCCGGAGTGCGGGCTGAGCTTCCGCCTCCAGAGCATGCTGAGAGCACACCGGCTCCGGCACGGCGGGGAGAGGCCGTTCTCCTGCGGCGAGTGCGGCAGGGGCTTCGCGCACCGCTGCAAGCTCCGGGAGCACCTGCGAGTGCACAGCGGGGAGAGGCCCTTCCGGTGCCCCGAGTGCGGCAAGAGCTTCCGCCTCAAGGGCATCCTGAAGGCCCACCAGCGCACCCACAGCAAGGAGAGGCCCTTCTCGTGCGGGGAGTGCGGCAAGGGCTTCACCCGGCAGTCCAAGCTCGCCGAGCACTTCCGCGTGCACAGCGGCGAGAGGCCCTTCCGCTGCTCCAGCTGCGACCGGAGTTTCCGCCTCAAAGGGCAGCTGCTTAGTCACCAGCGCCTGCACACGGGCGAGAGACCCTTCCAGTGCCCCGAGTGCGGCAAGAGCTACCGCGTCAAGGCCGACATGAAGGCCCACCAGCTGCTGCACGGCGGGCAGATGCCCTTCTCTTGCGAGTGCGGCAAAGGCTTCGCCAAGCAGTCCAAGCTCATCGAACACGTCCGGACGCACACGGGGGAGAAGCCCTTCCAGTGCCCCACGTGCGACAAGAGTTTCCGCCTGAAGGCGCAGCTGCTCAGCCACCAAGGCCTGCACACAGGCGAGAGGCCCTTCCACTGTCCCGAGTGTGATAAGAACTTCCGGGAGAAGGGACACATGCTGAGGCACCAGCGCATACACAGACCCGAGAGGCCGTTCGCCTGCGGCGACTGTGGCAAGGGCTTCATCTACAAGTCCAAACTTGCCGAACACATCCGCGTGCACGCCAAATCCTGCAGTGCCCCCAGCGAGCCTGACGTCAAGAAGAGGCTCAGCCAGCTGTTCGCGATGATCGAGGCTGACTGGAGTTGA
- the ZNF786 gene encoding zinc finger protein 786 isoform X2, whose protein sequence is MRTNYEILVSLDDGLPKPELISRIEQGKEFFKNWGESQKSGNIICSSADLHFDPVIEGHRFWRSQQAVNSGEAQCGFQVDLQGQCPSEPSLGGRADASFRPDGRIALVNPHRHVAWAPIPVVSSCREPTRREGIPSPRTLAPPAFQEVPSWEGTQHPSAVSEESFWKKNHLEKHQSHLSDQPCRPWKKFSKQADPQQQRSIPQGRKHFRCHDCGRSFHRKRYLLRHLAAPAGTSPPQGPGCKRCGPCKQSLLGHRLRRRGERPSQCPRCDRNALPKNSLAAPQSQPSRGRLVSRGEGDLALPGKARRASLRSGGKPGPWPGAAETVRHRPAGERPLSCPEGGERFAAGSQLASHKRVHAGERPFRCQECGDSFRPGGSLEVHRRAHGGGRPFSCAKCGKGFAKRCKLTEHVRVHSGERPFGCADCGRSFRQRGQLLRHRRLHTDEKPFQCPECGLSFRLQSMLRAHRLRHGGERPFSCGECGRGFAHRCKLREHLRVHSGERPFRCPECGKSFRLKGILKAHQRTHSKERPFSCGECGKGFTRQSKLAEHFRVHSGERPFRCSSCDRSFRLKGQLLSHQRLHTGERPFQCPECGKSYRVKADMKAHQLLHGGQMPFSCECGKGFAKQSKLIEHVRTHTGEKPFQCPTCDKSFRLKAQLLSHQGLHTGERPFHCPECDKNFREKGHMLRHQRIHRPERPFACGDCGKGFIYKSKLAEHIRVHAKSCSAPSEPDVKKRLSQLFAMIEADWS, encoded by the exons ATGAGAACCAATTATGAGATTCTTGTTTCTCTAG ATGATGGACTTCCCAAACCAGAACTAATATCACGGATTGAACAGGGGAAAGAGTTCTTCAAGAACTGGGGAGAATCACAGAAATCAGGAAACATAATTTGCTCTTCAGCTGATCTGCATTTTGATCCAGTTATTGAGGGACATCGGTTTTGGC gaAGTCAACAAGCTGTGAATTCAGGAGAGGCTCAATGCGGGTTCCAAGTAGATCTACAGGGCCAGTGCCCCTCTGAACCCTCACTAGGAGGAAGGGCAGATGCTTCCTTCAGGCCTGACGGGAGGATCGCTCTCgtgaatccacacagacatgtcGCATGGGCTCCAATTCCAGTAGTCTCCAGCTGCAGGGAACCTACccggagagaaggaatcccaagtcCCAGAACTCTGGCTCCCCCTGCCTTTCAGGAGGTCCCCTCCTGGGAGGGCACCCAGCACCCAAGCGCTGTCAGTGAGGAAAGCTTTTGGAAGAAGAATCACTTAGAGAAGCACCAGAGCCACCTGAGTGACCAGCCGTGTAGGCCCTGGAAGAAATTCAGCAAACAAGCCGATCCACAGCAACAGCGCAGCATCCCTCAGGGTCGGAAGCATTTCCGGTGTCACGACTGCGGGCGGAGCTTCCACCGGAAGCGGTATTTGCTCAGGCATCTGGCTGCACCGGCGGGGACGAGCCCTCCGCAGGGCCCTGGATGTAAACGGTGCGGCCCGTGCAAGCAGAGCCTTCTCGGCCACCGCCTCCGGCGCAGGGGGGAGAGGCCTTCCCAGTGCCCCAGGTGCGACCGGAACGCTCTCCCGAAGAACAGCCTGGCGGCTCCCCAGAGCCAGCCCAGCAGGGGGAGGCTGGTCTCCCGTGGCGAAGGCGACCTGGCCCTCCCAGGGAAGGCACGGCGGGCCAGCTTGCGCTCGGGAGGGAAGCCAGGCCCGTGGCCGGGGGCCGCGGAGACTGTCCGGCACCGCCCCGCCGGGGAGCGGCCGTTGTCTTGCCCCGAGGGTGGGGAGCGCTTCGCTGCCGGGTCCCAGCTCGCCAGCCACAAACGGGTGCACGCGGGAGAGCGGCCCTTCCGGTGCCAGGAGTGCGGCGACAGCTTCCGCCCGGGTGGCTCGCTGGAGGTCCACCGGCGCGCGCACGGCGGCGGCAGACCCTTCTCCTGCGCCAAGTGCGGCAAGGGCTTCGCCAAGCGGTGTAAGCTCACGGAGCACGTCCGAGTGCACAGCGGGGAGAGGCCCTTCGGGTGCGCCGACTGCGGCCGGAGCTTCCGCCAGAGGGGACAGCTGCTGCGGCACCGGCGCCTGCACACGGACGAGAAGCCCTTCCAGTGCCCGGAGTGCGGGCTGAGCTTCCGCCTCCAGAGCATGCTGAGAGCACACCGGCTCCGGCACGGCGGGGAGAGGCCGTTCTCCTGCGGCGAGTGCGGCAGGGGCTTCGCGCACCGCTGCAAGCTCCGGGAGCACCTGCGAGTGCACAGCGGGGAGAGGCCCTTCCGGTGCCCCGAGTGCGGCAAGAGCTTCCGCCTCAAGGGCATCCTGAAGGCCCACCAGCGCACCCACAGCAAGGAGAGGCCCTTCTCGTGCGGGGAGTGCGGCAAGGGCTTCACCCGGCAGTCCAAGCTCGCCGAGCACTTCCGCGTGCACAGCGGCGAGAGGCCCTTCCGCTGCTCCAGCTGCGACCGGAGTTTCCGCCTCAAAGGGCAGCTGCTTAGTCACCAGCGCCTGCACACGGGCGAGAGACCCTTCCAGTGCCCCGAGTGCGGCAAGAGCTACCGCGTCAAGGCCGACATGAAGGCCCACCAGCTGCTGCACGGCGGGCAGATGCCCTTCTCTTGCGAGTGCGGCAAAGGCTTCGCCAAGCAGTCCAAGCTCATCGAACACGTCCGGACGCACACGGGGGAGAAGCCCTTCCAGTGCCCCACGTGCGACAAGAGTTTCCGCCTGAAGGCGCAGCTGCTCAGCCACCAAGGCCTGCACACAGGCGAGAGGCCCTTCCACTGTCCCGAGTGTGATAAGAACTTCCGGGAGAAGGGACACATGCTGAGGCACCAGCGCATACACAGACCCGAGAGGCCGTTCGCCTGCGGCGACTGTGGCAAGGGCTTCATCTACAAGTCCAAACTTGCCGAACACATCCGCGTGCACGCCAAATCCTGCAGTGCCCCCAGCGAGCCTGACGTCAAGAAGAGGCTCAGCCAGCTGTTCGCGATGATCGAGGCTGACTGGAGTTGA